One Mycolicibacterium sp. TUM20985 genomic window, GCATCGAGATCCTTGGCCCAGCTCCGACGTGGCGAAATCGTCACGGTGTCACCGTCATACGGTGACCGCAGGCATGTCCGTGGCCTTGGTGTCGAGCTTGAGCACCTTCGTGCCCCACGCCCACACCTCCTCGAACAGCCTGGGATCGTTCGAAAGTTCGGTGCCGAACGACGGCACCATCTCCTTGAGCTTGGGCTGCCACCCCGGGAAGCGGTCGGGGAAGCAGCGTTCCAGCACGTCGAGCATCGCGGGAACGGCCGTCGACGCGCCCGGCGACGCACCGAGCAGACCGGCAATACTGCCGTCGGCCGCGGCAAGCACCGTGGTGCCGAACTCCAGCACGCCACCCGCGCCCTTGCGGCGGATCACCTGGACACGCTGACCGGCGATGTCGAGCTCCCAGTCGGAATCGATTGCACTGGGCGCGAATTCACGCAATGAATCGACGCGGTCGGCCTCGCTGAGCAGCAGCTGGCTGACCAGGTACTTCACCAAGCTCATCTCGGTCAACCCGACACCGAGCATCGAGCCGAGGTTGTTCGGCTTCACCGAGAACGGCAGATCGGTGACCTTGCCCTGCTTGAGGAACTTCGGTGACCATCCGGCGAACGGGCCGAACAACAGGTAGGAGCGACCGTTGATGACCCGCGTGTCCAAGTGCGGCACGGACATCGGCGGAGCGCCAAGCGGCGGTGCGCCGTACACCTTGGCCTGATGCATGGCGGCCAGTTCGCGATTGCCGGTCCGCAGCCACTGCCCGCCGACGGGGAAGCCGCCAAAGCCCTTGGCCTCCTCGATACCCGACTTCTGCAACAGCGGCAGAGCCCCGCCGCCGGCGCCGACGAAGACGAACTTCGTGTTAATCTTGCGCTTCTGCCCGGTGCGTCGGTTGGTGACCTTGACCGTCCAGGTTCCGTCGGACTCCTTGCTCAGGTCGCGCACCTCGTGCCCGAACAGGGTCGTCATGCCGCGTTGCACGGCGTAACCCATGAGCTGCCGTGTCAGCGAACCGAAGTCGACGTCCGTGCCGTCCTGTGTCCAGTTCAGCGCCATGGGTTCGGAGAAGTCGCGCTTGGCGGCCATCAACGGCAGCCGGCGGGCGAACTCGTCCGCGTCGTCGATGTACTCCATCGTGGCGAACAGCGGGTTCTGCACCAGCGTCTCGCGACGGGTCTTGAGGTACTCGGTCTTACCGGCGCCGTGGACGAAGCTGACGTGCGGAATGGGATTGAGGAAGCTGCGGACGTCGGGCAGGACACCCGTTTCGACGGCGTGCGCCCAGAACTGCCGGGAGACCTGGAACTGCTCGTTGACGTGAACGGCCTTGGCGATCTCCACCGTGCCGTCGGCGCGCTGCGGGGTGTAGTTCAACTCACACAACGCGGAGTGGCCCGTGCCCGCGTTGTTCCACGGATCGCTGCTCTCGGCGGCCGCCCCGTCGAGTCGTTCGATCAGCGTGATGGACCAGTCGGGCTCCATCAGCTTCAACAACGTGGCCAGCGTCGCACTCATGATGCCCGCGCCCACCAGCACGACGTCGGTCTTGGCTACCTCAGACACCTGAATCCTTGACCCTTCGTGGTCGCGCACCCGCGCGCCGCGGGTGCAGAGCTCTCAGGTTATCCCGTCGAGCTCGAGAGCCCGAGGTCGGCCGACACCGAGTGATCCCGTCATAGAGTGAGTTCGTGACAGCGACAGAACCGGGCGCGGAGCTCACCTGGGAGCCCGACGTGTTGCCCGGCTACTGGCAGCAAACCCTTCCGCTGGGCCCCGACCCGCACGGCGAAGGCGATC contains:
- the mqo gene encoding malate dehydrogenase (quinone); its protein translation is MSEVAKTDVVLVGAGIMSATLATLLKLMEPDWSITLIERLDGAAAESSDPWNNAGTGHSALCELNYTPQRADGTVEIAKAVHVNEQFQVSRQFWAHAVETGVLPDVRSFLNPIPHVSFVHGAGKTEYLKTRRETLVQNPLFATMEYIDDADEFARRLPLMAAKRDFSEPMALNWTQDGTDVDFGSLTRQLMGYAVQRGMTTLFGHEVRDLSKESDGTWTVKVTNRRTGQKRKINTKFVFVGAGGGALPLLQKSGIEEAKGFGGFPVGGQWLRTGNRELAAMHQAKVYGAPPLGAPPMSVPHLDTRVINGRSYLLFGPFAGWSPKFLKQGKVTDLPFSVKPNNLGSMLGVGLTEMSLVKYLVSQLLLSEADRVDSLREFAPSAIDSDWELDIAGQRVQVIRRKGAGGVLEFGTTVLAAADGSIAGLLGASPGASTAVPAMLDVLERCFPDRFPGWQPKLKEMVPSFGTELSNDPRLFEEVWAWGTKVLKLDTKATDMPAVTV